TTACAAATATCTGTTGCCGCCAATGGGGAAAGGCTTGAGGTTCTGCCTCTCAATATAGATTTACCCAAGGTGGGCGTGGCTTTCGGCCAAGTACACCTCACTGGTGAGTGGCAAAAGAGCTTTGGCTGTCAATTCTGGTTTGACCCGTCCGGAAACGGAAGGGTTTTAATCCGCCATAAAGGCCTGGCGATTGTGGAGGACTTGAAAGACCTTCAGGCCTATGGCTTGCAGGAGAGCATCCTGGCCAGCGGCTTTGTGAGGGGAGACATAAATGCCGATTTCTTGAAGCCCCTGCCAGCGAGAGCCGGGTTTGAGTTGAATCGGGACTGGATATTGTTTCTGAAGGAACTGGAGAGGATTTGTCCATCCATTGAAGCCGAAGTTGAGCAGTTGAAAGCCGAAGTTGAGCAAAAATCGTTGACTACTATCCAAAAGCAAGCCATAGAAATGGCGAAGAGCATATTGAGCCAAGAAACCTTCAAGGACCTCGCACTTCTGGGCGGCCTAGTTAGGAAGCGCGGACCGAAGAAACTCACTGGCAAGTCGAGCAAGAAGGGGCAATTGACGGGCGAAAGGTCAGGGGACCCTGGCGCCAAGAGGGGGCCCGGGCTTCGCATTAAGTATCAGGAATTACCATTTGAGCAAGAAGCTTCCTTGCACAGCCGCTTCATAAGCGGCATCGTCCAAGTCAATACGCTGAACGCTGACTACCTAAGGGAAATGAAGGGCACCCCGAAGGACCAGCTAGCCTATTGCACTTTAATGATAGGCAAGGAGACCCTAACCTATAACAATAAGGAAGCCGATAGAGTGTTGGAGAAGCTACTGTCGTATCTCTTTCAAATCAAGTCAAAGGTCGGCACGTGGAGACCAGCGGCACGCCCCAAGAAGTCCAAACGCTTGGTCGCTCGCTCCCCACAAATGAAGTTGAACCTGCGGTAGTTATTGGGGGTGAAACCAAGCTAGCTCCCCTTAGCCGCCAGCGCTCCCTCCAGCCCTCCCCTCCATGCCCGCGCCATCTCTGCCAGGGGGAGGCTGACAGGACCTAAGCCAAAGCTGTCTCCACCTACCATCCCCAGCGGAATAAGAGAGACCTGATAGGCCGCGGCCAGGCGGCTCAGGGCAGGGGCTTGGCGGGGGGGGACGGAGACCACGACCCTGGCCCCGCCCTCGCCGAAGAGGAACTCGTCAAGACGGCCCTTTGGCTTAACCGTCCCCTGGAAGCCGATATTGCCAGCGATGGCGCTTTCCGCCAGGGCCACCGCCAAGCCGCCATCGGAGACGTCGTGGGCGGAGCTTATGAGGCCCCGCTTGATGGCCTCGCGCAGACATCGCTGGACCCTTTTCTCCAGGGCTAAGTCCAGGCCCGGCCTGCCGGCCACCAGGCCATGAATCAGCTCCAGGTACTCGCTCCCCGCCAGGCTGCCGCCCTCCCCCAGGAGAAAGACTATATCGCCCTCCTTCTTGAAGGCGTGGTCGGCCCGTTTTTCTATCTCCTCCAGGAGGCCCGCCATGCCCACCACGGGGGTGGGGTAGATGGCCTGGCCCCGGGTCTCGTTGTAGAGACTCACATTGCCGCTGATGACGGGGATGCCCAGGACCCGGCAGGCGTGGGCCATGCCCCGGATGACCTCCTTTAGCTGGTAGAAGACATCGGGCCTCTCGGGGTTGCCCAGGTTCAGGCAGTCGGTGATAGCCAGTGGCTCCGCCCCCACGCAGGCC
The sequence above is drawn from the Chloroflexota bacterium genome and encodes:
- a CDS encoding ATP-binding protein, translated to MGKVRIEANLGNLLAYIGSLYRNPAEAAKEYISNAIDTWKKAGGDVSRPCHVVFQLSRSRIVVDYDAPGMTQDEFKAALRRVADSIKKGEPSAIGELGIGLFAFSQFANCATFFSKKDKHGPTLKVVLRKGSAEAEIATAMKRETRPERGMTIVFTGLFTDPLRRRGPLSAEVLQRFFSEKFDPYLREGGLQISVAANGERLEVLPLNIDLPKVGVAFGQVHLTGEWQKSFGCQFWFDPSGNGRVLIRHKGLAIVEDLKDLQAYGLQESILASGFVRGDINADFLKPLPARAGFELNRDWILFLKELERICPSIEAEVEQLKAEVEQKSLTTIQKQAIEMAKSILSQETFKDLALLGGLVRKRGPKKLTGKSSKKGQLTGERSGDPGAKRGPGLRIKYQELPFEQEASLHSRFISGIVQVNTLNADYLREMKGTPKDQLAYCTLMIGKETLTYNNKEADRVLEKLLSYLFQIKSKVGTWRPAARPKKSKRLVARSPQMKLNLR